The Coffea eugenioides isolate CCC68of unplaced genomic scaffold, Ceug_1.0 ScVebR1_2105;HRSCAF=3072, whole genome shotgun sequence genome has a window encoding:
- the LOC113756231 gene encoding uncharacterized FCP1 homology domain-containing protein C1271.03c-like, whose protein sequence is MLVVRLMLVYCIQLIFVYQTHARIARKFMALEIAMSKLADPFNYASFLNENKLGKETEVQGVQTERPLARITRAASRKVSNSKLLILDLNGVILAKNSNDRYDFKFRPYTHEFLKFCFSCFNVAIWSSKQWHNVQRVIKNLPHFKWEFVWNQAHCTVVETKTKENPEKKIMFKDLRKVWKDFEQYGLSNTLLVDDSPYKSFFNPRYNAIFPESYAFSSEKDNYLDPKGEFAQHLKKLAEADNVEEFIKQNPFGQPPIIEETAVREDKEVKVLGMKDLFKVQMFQWREALGEEVNGQ, encoded by the exons ATGCTTGTTGTCAGACTCATGCTAGTTTATTGCATCCAACTAATATTTGTATATCAGACTCATGCTAGGATTGCTAGGAAGTTTATGGCCTTGGAGATTGCAATGAGTAAACTGGCAGACCCCTTCAATTATGCTTCCTTTTTGAATGAGAATAAATTGGGAAAGGAGACTGAGGTCCAAGGAG tgcaAACTGAAAGGCCACTTGCTAGGATAACTCGAGCTGCTTCTCGAAAGGTTTCAAATAGCAAACTCCTAATTCTGGACCTCAATGGGGTGATTCTAGCCAAGAATTCCAATGACAGATATGACTTTAAATTCAGGCCATATACccatgaatttttgaaattctGCTTCTCATGTTTTAATGTGGCAATTTGGTCATCAAAACAATG gCATAATGTTCAACGTGTAATCAAAAATCTGCCACATTTTAAATGGGAGTTTGTTTGG AATCAGGCTCACTGCACTGTAGTCGAAACCAAAACTAaagaaaatccagaaaaaaagaTTATGTTTAAGGACTTGAGGAAAGTTTGGAAAGATTTTGAGCAATATGGTCTGTCTAACACATTGTTAGTCGATGATTCTCCATATAAATCATTCTTTAATCCT AGATACAATGCCATCTTCCCCGAATCTTATGCGTTTTCAAGTGAAAAGGATAATTATCTGG ATCCTAAAGGAGAATTTGCTCAGCACTTGAAGAAATTGGCTGAAGCTGATAACGTAGAAGAATTCATCAAACAAAACCCATTTGGTCAACCGCCCATAATAGAAGAAA CGGCTGTGAGGGAAGATAAAGAAGTGAAGGTTCTGGGGATGAAGGACTTGTTCAAAGTTCAGATGTTTCAATGGAGAGAAGCTCTTGGAGAGGAAGTGAATGGGCAGTGA